The Oscillospiraceae bacterium genome contains the following window.
GTTACGGGCCTTGCGGCCATTCTGGAAGGTGGTGTTTGTCATCAACTTCTTACGACACCTCAGCCAAACATCAGCAGATACAAAGCCTTCATGGGGCGCAATCACAAGGATCTGGTCTTTCAGGCTCTTGTCCTTGTCTTCCTTCACATCCCGGCCTTGATAGAGGTAGCAGCCATTTGTCCCGGCGAAGTCGGCGGCGTCATTGACTACCACCGTACCCTGACTTTTGAAAAACTCGTACATTTCCAAGTCAGCCTGTGCATAGACGGGGTTGCGTAAAAGCTGGGATAAGTAGGAACGGGTCAATGACTTCCCATATACTTTGATACCCCGTTCCTCAAAATACCGGGTAATATCTCCAAAGGAAGTCTCGGGCTCGGCGTACATTTCAAACATCAGGCGTACATGGCTTGCGGCTATGGGGTCGGCTACCATCATCTTTGTGCGGATATTTTCAACCACCGTCGGCTCCAAGTCGAAGCCATAGGGAGCTTGACCGCTCATGTGAAAGCCTTTCAGGCACCGGGAGTAATAAGCGTCTGTGACACGCTTCTGAATTGTTTCACGTTCAAGCTGGGCGAATACGATACAGATATTCAGCATGGCCCGGCCCATGGGGGTCGAGGTATCGAACTTCTCTGTGGAAGAAACAAACTCCACATCGTATTCCTGAAATAGCTCCATCATATTCGCAAAGTCCAAAATGGAGCGGCTTATTCTGTCCAGTTTGTAGACAACTACCCGGCGAACCTTGCCCTTGCGTATCTCACCAAGGAGCTTTTGAAACTCGGGCCTGTCGGTATTCTTGCCGGAATAACCCTTGTCTTTGAAAACCCGGCAACTGCCGCCTTTCAACTCATACTTGCAGAAATCAATCTGGCTCTCAATGCTGATACTGTCCTTGCGGTCTACGGATTGTCTTGCATAAATTACATCTTCTCTGATATTCATGTTGGGCTCCTTTCCTGTGGAATGGAGCTACCAACCTACAAGTATATTATACCATTGATAGCCCCGAAGGACAATGTTGTCGATGGTCAGGCCGGGGTATCGCTGGCCCTTCTGTACTTGCTGAACACCTCATAAAGACAGCGTTCAATCTCCTTTTTTCGCTTTTCCTTTTCCTTCGGAGAGAGTACCGGCGTAAGACTTTCCAGCACAATGCTTTTCCCCTGAAAATGGACGGTTTTGGTTTCACTCTGATAAGTAACGGATTGTACCATTGAAGCCTCCTTTGCGTAGTTGGTTGACTGCCAGCATTTCCCGCATTGTCCCAGTGGGGAAAAGCGAAAGGACAGCACCCGGCAAAGAGTGCTGTCCTTTCGTTCTTCTCCACACCTCGGGCCAACTTGGCCCGAGGTCAGTATTGCCAATTTTCGTAGTAGTGCGCCGCCTCCTCAACAGCGCAGAAGTCAAAGACTTCATAAAGCTCAACGAGCACCTGATGAATGTCCTTTGCATGGAACCCACAGTTTTCCATGGCTTTGATAACATAGCCACGGCAGGCGTCGTTGCTCCATTCCTCATTCATGGTCAAGACCTTCTTTCTTATAAAGCTGGGGACGCTGACGCTATATGTTTGGCCTGTCACAAGACAACTGTTTTTTCCGTCAGCGTCCCCGCTGGATTGTGCGGCAAATCGGAGCGAATAAGTTGCCAACTTATTCCTTGCGGCCCGTTGCAGATCGTGGCCGTGGAGATGGCTTGTCCCCACCTGCGGCATGAGTAGTTGTCGCTCGTTTTCCTTATGGAAAAGTCTTGGCGTACCTGTTGCTTGGCTCCTTGCCAGGCACTCCGAGTTCCCCGCTATTCAGTTGTGTGAGGAAGGTTCATCCTCTCATTAACCGTGTCAGTTAGAATGGGAAAAGGAATAGGCTCACAGAACTTTTTCCAAATATTTTTTCATGTTCTCCAAGCCACGCTGGATGGCGGCGTTGATGGCCCTTTCCGTCACACCTTCGGCGGCAGCAATCGCTTTGACCGAGTGGTTCAGCAGATAGTGCTCAAACACCCGCTGGCCCTGTGCGTCAGGCAGACTATTCAGCGCATGGCAGATATGTTCAAAGCGTTCCATGCGCTCGATCAGTTCTTGCGGAGAAGGGTTAGAGAAGCAGGCAGAATACTCAATGCCATCCTCGGCATCCAGCGAGTAGTGCGCCTTATTACGATAGATACGACGGCGGCTGGCCTTGATGTACCTCTGACCCGCCAGCAGTTCTTCTGCAACTTCTTCCGTGACTTCGACCATAACATCTTCCATATACCACGGGTAAAATTCCCGCAAATTGATTTCCTTCATTGTGTACCTCCGTTTCGGTGATTGGTGTTGACAGGTAGCCGAAACGGAAGGCGGCGGAGAGCGGCACCGGGGCCGGACTTCGGGCCAAGTTGGCCCGAGGCTCCATATAGACGCAAAAACGCCCGGGCGGCATGAAGCCGCTCGGGCGCATGAAAATGTATTATCTGAATAGTACTGATATATTGTACCTTCGTGGTTAGAATATCCCGGAGGGGGAGCTACGCTTTTTTTAACTGGTGTAGATCATGGATACTGCAAAAAGGCAAAAAGGACACGGCGATACCTCCTCGGACACCGCCATATCCTTAAAAAAGGGCGACTTTATCACACCCTCCGTAAATCCATTTTTTCAAAAGGAAAACGGCGGCTTGATTTCATTTCAAACCGCCGTTAGGCCACTTATATTTTGACGAGCCCGCAAGAACTCAGTCGCCAATACAACGGTTTTTTTTATATGCCGTTGGGCGACTTGCCTGCGAAATCCTTATCAAATAAACTCAACTGAACGTTGTCGCATTTCGTTTCAAATGTGCTCAAGTATTCAAAAATTTTCCTGTTATCATGCACAATTCCGTTCTTCTCGCAAGTATGATGAAATAACTGCATAAGTTCATCATTCTTGTTGCTTACAATTTGATATTGCATACCATAGGTCTGCAAATACTTTTCTTTCATTCCCGGAAATAGATGGTCTAACTGCCTAAAAAAATACTCTCGACTTCCTTCCCGAAGCGTTAATCCCATTCCAAAACAAATGATGCCATAGACTTCGGCTTCAGAGCAGTAGTTCAAAATACCTTTGATATTTTCCTCTGTATCATTGATAAACGGCAAAATAGGACAGAGCCACACAACGGTTGGAATCCCTATGCGACGCAATTCTTTTAGAACTTCAAACCGTGCTTTTGTTGTGCATACATTTGGTTCTATCTTCTTGCATAGTCCCTCATCATATGTAGTCAGCGTCATTTGTATGACGCATTTTGTTTTTTCATTGATTGATTTTAGTAAATCTAAATCACGCAATATCAAGTCTGACTTTGTTATCAGGGAAAAACCATAACCATACCGTTCTGCCAGCTCCAGTGCTTTTCTCACATTTCCAATTTTGCGCTCGATAGGAATATACGGATCTGTCATTGAACCTGTTCCAAGCATACATTTTGAGCGTTTTCGTTTCAGGGCGGCTTCTAATAATTCAATGGCATTTCCTTTGATTTCTATATCCTCAAAATCGTGATCCATGTGATAGACACTACTTCTTGAATCGCAGTATATACAACCGTGCGAGCATCCCCGATATAAATTCATTCCATTCTTTGCAGATAAAATTCCTTTAGCCTCGACAATGTGCATTACACTCTCCCCGCAGGAATCTGTTCAACTGAATAGCGTAAAATCGTCTTTAGCTTGCTTTTTTCAACACGGTTTGCGTTGCTTAAATATATTTCTCTGTGATAGTTCTCTGAACGCCGCAAACCATGTGCTGCTGAAAATTGATCCATTTTTTCAAAAGATACGGGTTCATCGTCAAAAGCACCAACATGGAGAACTTCTACACACAGTCCGTTCTGCATCGTTTCAAAATGAATTTCTTCAAGCAAGGGGTTAGGCTTCTTTATTCTGACCATGCCCAACGCTTCATTTACCATTTCTTCGCTGATGAAATCTGGCTGTCGAATCATAATGGTATATTCCAGTTTTGCTTTGTCAAGGTAATCCCCATTTATTTTTGTCCAGATACCTTCCAGCGGGTAAACTGCGAAGTCATGGATTTCTTCTTGCAAAGATACCGCCTTATAAGATGACTTGACCGCATAGGCTAATGAATACAATTGTGATTTTAAGCAGCGCATCATCAACATCAATCACACACTGATTTACCGTCTGCAAGACGATGGCCGGGTAGAGTACCACATAACCACCCCCAAAACCGAAGCGGGCATCCGAGAAATTCCCATGATGGATGAGGTCTACGATGCTCTGGTTCAACTTAAAAACTGGCAGGTGCTTGTCGGGGATGCCCACGATGAAATCGATGGTTACTCCGGGTTCATCCTAACAAACCGCTTTGGAAACGTATGCAACCCGCATACCATCAACCGCGTCATCGAGCGGATGTACAAAGGCTACAACAAACAGGAAACAGAGCAGGCCCGCGCAGAAGGGCGACAGCCGATGCTGATCCGCCACTTTTCCGTACACAATTTACGCCATACATTCTGTACCCGATTCTGCGAAAATGAAACGAACCTAAAAGTCATTCAGGACATCATGGGCCACGCAGACATCACCACCACAATGAACATTTACGCCGAAGCCACCAAGGAAAAGAAGCAGCAGGCAATGGCAAATCTGAACGGAAAAATCAAGATTATGTAAATAATGTATATGCCGGAGCGGTATTCACAGGATTACCGCTCCGGCACTTTCTGTCCCTATTCCTAAGCATAGTTTAACACATCTAATAATTTCACACAAAATAATATTGCATTTTGAAAGTGAATTTTGTATACTATAATAGTATATACTGCTTTAGTATACTGAGGAAAAAAGATGTTTGTCTATAACTATTTTGCGGAAGACCATCGGTTATATGTCTCTATTCCTTTAGAAATCACTTTTGATCGAACATTTCTTGACGATATTGTGGGATTGTTTGATGCAGTGGTTACTCGAAAGGATTGTACGCAGGTTCTTATCTCATGCAAGGACGAAAAAAGCACCAAACTATGATAAGCTTGTACTTGCGTATCTTTATTGTAGTATAGGACATTTGGCAAAATCTGTAAAGGATGTTAAGATACTCTGGCATAAGAATTTGTCGCAGAGAGTTATATCTACGGTTCATCCGACGCACGGGAAATTCGTTTCTACCGAAAAAATTGAAGATTTAATTAAGTCTCCTAACTTAAATATCTACTATTTTGATTCAGATAAAGATGTCGAAATGGCGTTGCATGAAATATCCAATTTTATGGTATCATACAATCTTTCGGCAAATCCCGATGTACTAAAAGAGTATTTTACAACAGTCATTGGTGAGATCGTTTCTAACTCTTATAACCATAGCGCACAAGAACGTGTGTTTTTAATGTACGATGTTTTGTATGAGGAAAATTCCTTTACGCTTTGTGTAAATATTATTGATTATGGTAAAACTATTATTGAAAATGTGCATGATTATTTCTTGAGAAAAAGAGTCTCAAAGAATATAGATCCAAAGGAAGCGTTAAGTTGGGCAATTCAAAAGGGAAATACAACACGCGAGGGATCTGGAGGATATGGACTACCAACTCTAATAGAGTATTTGCAAAAGGTTAACGGAGAATTGTGCATCTTTTCTGGAAATGCTTACTATATGTTAAAGAGTGATGGTTCCCAAATAACAGATATGTCTCGCGGATACTTAAGTGGAACAAATGTTACATTTAAAATCAAGCTATTTAATTTTGATAAAATGGTGTTTTTGGATCCAACGGGAGAAAGTATCGAAGCGATTTCATTGGATCAGCTATAAAATAGCATGTGTTGTCACATCATATCAATTGGGAGGTTGCTATGGTAATTTATATAAGAGATTATGCAAATGGAGCATCTGCAATTTCTTATGAGGACGGTAAGAGATGCTTTGATACAATTTCTTGTAGCATAAATGAAAATGGAATTACTGATAATACAATCATCTTGGATTTTTCTGGGATAGACTTTGTGATTACGGCGTTCTTAAATCCTGTGATCGGTGATATGATACTCAACTACGGTGACGATATTATGTCAAAAGTACAAATCCGCAATGCCAACAGCGCTATTATTGAGAAAATCCGCCTTGTGAAAGAAGGTGCGCTTTTGAAGAGAGAGGATTTGAACGAAGAATGACTTTTTTAGATACATGTGTATGGTTGGAGGTTTGTGCTACAGCGCTTCCTTCATCACCAGCAGATGCAAGTCGCGTTCAGGCGGCAAGTGCATTACTGGCAAGATTGCAAACCTCTGGTGAAATAATTGTAACTTGTGAAGAACAATTGGTTGAAATTATTCAAGCTGTCCAAAAAAGCAAATTACGCGAATTCAATAGATTGCGAAGGGAAGGGCAGCGTGGAGCAGGAAATTTAAAAGACTTTAGACATATGCCAGAATTTCAGAACACAAAGGCCCTTTGTGAGCAAGTTATATCGGATGTGGAAACCTTATCACAGTTAAAACCTTTATCGGATTATCCAATCCATAGCATTATCAGCAATTTGCATTTGGTAGACATAAATGATTATCTCTATTATCAGTACTGTGTAACAAACAATATTGATTTTTATACATTTGATGGAGATTTTGAAGATCTTATATCCAATGAGCATATACATATTTTATCGTGAAAGAAGTTGCTGATATAGTTAGGATTATGGAAGAATCTGTCAACGTGCTTTTGCATGAGATTTGATTTGTCAAAGTTCATCAGTCGACAGCCCACCCTTTGTGCTACATCATCATTGCACTCAACTAGTTAACAACTCTTTTCGATAGATATTTATCCTGATTAGATGCGATGTCTATCCCGGTTTATCACGCGGTTCATGTACCAAACCGTGTACCAAATGCCGAAAGCGTGATAGAATAATACATAATATGATAAAACTGCAATTTGCGGTGTATCGCAGTAATGTCCCAATGATGAACCAAGATATAACTATCAAATGAGCGAATCGTGCAAGTCCCCACGATGAAGCCCATCGACTAAAAAGCATTGATTCCACGCCTTTTATCAACCCGGTTTGGCTGATTTGACACCACATTGACACCAAACTTGTGCAGAAAAGGCTTTACAAGAAAGCAGAGAGTTATCCTCTTACGGATGACTCTCTGCTTTTTTGTTTATGTAGTTGTGCATTTCTGCGCGGAAGCAATGCGGTGATACTACCGAACCGCTTATATGGTCCAACGGATTTCTTCGCAGGTCCGTTTCTGATATGCGGAGACGGTGGTGAAGATCTGATAAGTTTGACGGATAGTCAAATTGCAAAATATGAGAAAAAATATCACTCACCCCTGATTTTCCTTGAGCTATATCCGAAGCCGATTACTCTCAAATGCACACCAGAATTGTATGGCAAATGTATGGGAGAGGAACATCAGCATGATACACAAGAAAATGAACGTGATGAGAGATAAGTCCATTTGTATGGAAAATCGTGAAAATGGGCTTTGCTCTTATTGAAAAGCATGATATACTATTCTTACATTGTACTGATGTAAGGAGAGCAGCGATGGCAGGCAAAGAACGGTATGTTCGTAACAGCACAGCAGATTTTCTTGTTTTCACGAAAGATTCAGAGACAGATGGCATAGAAGTTCGCGTTCAGGATCACGAGGTCTGGCTGACGCAAAAAGGCATCGGACAACTGTTTGATGTTGACCGCAGTGTTGTTGCCAAACATCTGCGGAATATTTTTGCGGAAAATGAATTATCCGAAAGTACAACTTGTGCAAAATTTGCACAAGTTGCAGATAATGGCAAGACCTATCACTACAAATTCTACTCCCTGCCCGCCATTATTGCTGTTGGTTACCGCACCAATTCCACCCGTGCCACGCAATTCCGTCAATGGGCAACCAAAGTGCTGGATACATTTACCCGGCAGGGATATGTTCTGGATAAGGATCGGCTTATTAATGGGCAAATCTTTGATGAAGATTACTTCGACCATTTGGTTTCCGAAATACAGGAAATCCGCGCCAGCGAGCGCCGCTTTTACCAGAAAATTACGGACATTTATGCTACTGCCGTAGATTACTCGGTAGACAGCAAAACGACCAAAGACTTTTTTGCAACCGTTCAGAATAAAATGCACTACGCTGTTCATGGCAGTACTGCCGCAGAAGTCATTGTGCAACGGGCAGACCACACAAAAGACCACATGGGGTTGACCTCATGGAAGAATGCCCCAAACGGGAAGATAGTCAAAGCCGATGTTTCTATTGCAAAGAACTATTTGCAGCAAGATGAGTTACAAGAACTGAATGAGATTGTAACAATGTACATCTTTCGGAGCAGCCCCATTGGAAAGCAGGTTGCTGGTGTAAGTGTGACGTAACTACAGAAAGAGAACATACAGCGTGTTGTGTGTTCTTTTTTTCGTTGGATAAAAAGAGAAATGCTTGAATGGGATATCTTTATGTATCTTTAAACGCCCAAATTAGAAATATTACTCTTCTTCACTCTTCTTCAACTTCGAATAATAACTATCCGCAGTATAAAGCGCCGCCACCGGATTATGCCCCAATACACGGTCTTTCGTCACTGCTGTCGTAGTCAGTGCCTCGGAATATTTGTAAAACAGACTGTCATGCCCCACACAAAGTCCGACCACAACATTCAGGTCCGTCTTCGCCTTGTTCAGAAGCTTTGCCTGCAGGATTGGATTACACATATTCACACCGACACCTTCGCAGCATTCCGGGATGCCGACCGATGTCTTCTTCTGTGTTCCGGCTTTACAGCCGACACCATACACCTCAAAGCCATGTCTGCGCAGGATATCTGCCAGGATACGGCTTTCTTTCAACAATCCGACACAGGTTGCGATCCCGATCTTTTTCGCATTAATCTTCTTTGCAAAATCCATGATTTCTTCGACACGGGTATGTTTGCAGTAATTCTCATACTCTACTTCAGCTGCAGCGATTGTTACTTTGCGGTTCTCGTCTTCATTGTAGCATTCCATAGCTTCATTTAGAACTTCTTCATCCATGTGTGTTGTCAGACAGAAATCCGGATAGGTTTTATCCATTTTGTTGCAGTTTTTTACTGCGCAGTCGATACAGGACATGTCTTCTTTTTTCATTTTTTCATTCTCCTTTTGTATACCTTGGTATCTACAGAGGCCTGCCACTGGCAGATTCTCTAGATTAAGCTTTACTTTGTAAAATATCCTCTATTTACTTCATAATAACAAATACTTATACTACAGACAATGGTTTTCCGTTTTTATTTTCTTATTTTTTGTAGTTCTTTTCTATGAGAAACGTTCCCCGATTCAGGGGTGATTTGTCATGAATTGTCGATTCTGATTTTTGAAAAATTATTGAAAATTATCTTTTTAAACTTGAAGATATATAACAGTCTCTCTGATAGACCATCATCTTTGGATTTAGTCAAGCATTTATCAAAAAACTAAAGATGTACCGTTTCACCAAATAGGCGGGACGTACTTCATTTGATAAAAAACTAAAAAACAGCGATTTACATCAAACTAAGAAATTATCGATATGGGAAATTGATAACTCCCAGTTTGCCTTTGTATCCCTTATTCATAATACTTGAAGACCCAAAGATGAAAATTATCGGGTGATAAAACAGTAGATTTAACAGGCGCTCTCTGCAAATCCTCAAGATGAGGTGAATTTGCAGAGAGCGCTTGTTTGTATCAAAGCAGAGAATTGTATAATTTCGTGCAATGTGTTCAAAGTACAAATTATAGGACAGGCAATGATTTATAATAGAAGTATCGAAGGGAGCGGTTCCCTTCCCCAATACAAAGCGGAGGTAACTACTATGCTGAAGGATATGGATTTCGGGGTCTATGGTAAGGGCATGTACGCCGCTATTGCGCCGATTCCGCTGTCTACATTCGCGTGTGAGCCTACAAGCAGTGTGGGTAAAAACTTCATCCGCAGTTATGCGGGTGTGTGTTTGCAGGGCATGGTGATTGCGTTGTCCTGCATTATTTTATCCGCCATCTCGTCCAGCCCGCCCGCCGTGGATACCAGCGCATCTGTTGTCACCGCCGTTTGGACCTATGTCGGAGAACTGGCGTTCAACCTGCTGGTGCTGGTAGGAGCCATCAAGGGCTGCGACCGCATCGTCAAGGAAATTATGGGATTGTGAGTTGCAGGCGCGGCTTTTTTGTGGTATAATAGAGCCACGAAAGGAGCTGAGACTATGCCTGAAATTATTCCGATTCGTGATTTAAAGAACACCAACGCAATTTCCCAACGCTGTCATGAAACAGCAGAACCTATCTTTGTAACCAAAAACGGTTATGGTGATATGGTTATCATGAGCATGGAAGCCTATGAGCACCAACAAATCATGAATGATGTATACGCAAAGCTGGCAACGGCTGAAGCACAGCACGAAGCTGGAATGGGGCGATCTCTTGCTGATATTCTAAAAGAAACGGGCAAGAAGTATGAGTTATAATGTCATTTTGCTGCCAGCAGCTGAGGATGATTACCAAGAAATCTTGCGATACTTTGAGAGACAGTTCGACTCTCAGCAGGCAATTCGTTCGTTTGTAAAAGATTTTGGTGAAGTGCTGCTTCGTTTGGAAGAGACTCCTACAATTTATGGGTACTCCCGCGACGAGGTGCTTCGGCAGAGAGAATACAGGAAGTTCTTGATTGGAAGATATGTGGCTCTCTTCAAAATTGATGAGCCAAGAAATGCCGTGGAAATTTACAGAATCTTCCACGGAACACAAAATTATACGAAATATTTATAATGAAGAACGCCGCTGTGCAGATTGCATAGCGGCGCTTTTGTTTACAGGAGGTGTCTTTTATCGAAATCAAAATATGATGAGCAATTCCTTGTTATCGCCGGTCAGCTTGCTGTATGCCGTCTCGCTGAAATAGCGGGAGTGCGCTTTCTCTCCGTGTACCAGCAGCACGGCAGAGCGAATCTCGCTGCTGTATTGCAAGATCGGCATCTTCAGGAACGACAGCGAGGACGTCACGTTCCAGCCGCCGTTGGAGTTCAGACTGCGGGGATGGTATCGTTCATCATTTCTCCTCATTGGAACATGTTATAAGATATTTTTGTGGCGATGCCATGCCATTATTATGAGAGCAATGAGCATAGTGGCGGTTTCCGCAACAGGAAATGCAAGCCAGATTCCGTTCAGTTGGAATAATTTGTTCAGACACCATAAGGCAGGAACAAGGAAAAGCAGTTGTCTGCATAATTGAATCGCTATGCTGGAACCTACTTTTTCTGTCGCCTGAAAATAGGTGGAAATCATGGTAGAGAGACCGCAAAACAGATAGCTTGCCGCCATGATTCGCATAGCGGATATTCCAAAGGAGCGCATGGCTTCCGACGCTGTAAATAATTCCAAAAGCTGCGCCGGAAAGAAGTTGACGGTCAATGTTCCCAGTATCATCATACCGGAGACCAAAGCGGTTCCGTATCGGAAAGCGGAGTGCAGCCTATCTCTGTTTCCCGCACCGTAGTTAAACCGCATAATAGGCAAACAGCCCTGAATCAAGCCGTTTACTGTCATAACGATCAGCTGCTGCACCTTAAAATACGCACCGAAGAATGCAATCGCCGTATCGGAATCATAATACTCTCATTCATTAGCAGATAATCTCTCGCGCCTTATACTGCCTCAGTAGGGATCATTTCTTTCCTATACTGCGCCGGTGACTTCCCTATCTCTTTCTTAAACACCCTGCTGAAATACAGCGGGTTCTCATACCCTACGATTTCGGAAATTTCCTTGATGTTGTAGGTCGTCCGCTCCAACAGGCTTTGGGCGTTGACCATGCGCAAGGAGAGGATGTACTGGGCCGGGGACATACCTGCGTACTGTTTGAAATTGTGTATAAACCAGTTGGTGCTGATGTGCAGGGATTCCGCATAATCGTCTATGCTGATCTTTGTGTTATAGTTCTCGTTGAAGTAAGCCGCCGCGCGTTCAATTTGCTCTTGGACGTTGCCGGTGGTTTTTTTCTGTTCATGCTGTTGGCGGTCCACCAACAGCAGAATATCGTTGAACAGCGATGCAATATAGTCCTCGTACCCATAGCGGCACAGCTGCAACTCCTGAATGATTTTGCGGAACAACGCCTTGTAATCCGGCAGCACACCGCAGTAGAACACATGCTCATCGAGCGAGATGCCGTGATACTCCAGTATGTTCTTTACATCACTGCCTGTGAAGTGAATCCAGAAAACTTCCGGGTTATCTTCCAGATAATATACATATTTTTGGATTTCTTCCGGCTTGTAAAGCACCATATGACCCGCGCTGACGATTTCTTCCTTGCCGTCAAACCAGAAATGCGTCTTGCCGTTTGCCACATATAAAATCTGGTAATCCCTGCGCCCTTTCTGCCAGTAAGTCGGTAGTTTGGGGCGCGTTTTCAGCCGGTAGGTGCCACAGCTGCCCACCACCAACGGCGTGGAGTTGTCTTTGAAATCTGTACGGGAATTGTTCAGATATCCAGCGTTAATGTACACAAAAATTCCCTCCTGTTTTTGTGAATATTGCTAGGTGCTTCGTCCATTTTACCTTCACTTTACAAAAAGCCATTGATTTTGTGCATATTTAGTGCAATACCGTTTATGTTTTATTGTATATAGAAATTGTATAATAATTTCAGACGAAACGCAAGCAGAACTGTATAAATCACAGGAGGAGAATGGATGATTATTCCGCACTATTACGAGGACCCGCACACGCTGCATGTGGGTACCATGCCGAATCGTGCCTATTACATTCCGGCATCCCGGCGCAGCGATGCCTTAGTCGAGCACCGCGAGACCTCGGATCGCTTCCAGCTTTTGAACGGAAGCTGGAAATTTCGGTACTACGCCAGTATTTATGACTTGCAGGATGCTTTCTATGAGGTCGGCTATGATGCCTCCGCTTTTGACAGCATCCCGGT
Protein-coding sequences here:
- a CDS encoding recombinase family protein translates to MNIREDVIYARQSVDRKDSISIESQIDFCKYELKGGSCRVFKDKGYSGKNTDRPEFQKLLGEIRKGKVRRVVVYKLDRISRSILDFANMMELFQEYDVEFVSSTEKFDTSTPMGRAMLNICIVFAQLERETIQKRVTDAYYSRCLKGFHMSGQAPYGFDLEPTVVENIRTKMMVADPIAASHVRLMFEMYAEPETSFGDITRYFEERGIKVYGKSLTRSYLSQLLRNPVYAQADLEMYEFFKSQGTVVVNDAADFAGTNGCYLYQGRDVKEDKDKSLKDQILVIAPHEGFVSADVWLRCRKKLMTNTTFQNGRKARNTWLAGKIKCGKCGYALKTTHNPSGYEYLRCSKRADHKGCPGCGTLRKTEFEQFIFTAMGEKFREFKLLRGGEEKANPKITAYQVELAQVEAEIEKLLDTLTGANATLLAYANKKIEDLDNRRKTLSKAIADLSVETLSSQQIELLAGYLDDWENISFEDKRKAADGLISSISATSDYVKIEWKI
- a CDS encoding sigma-70 family RNA polymerase sigma factor, whose product is MKEINLREFYPWYMEDVMVEVTEEVAEELLAGQRYIKASRRRIYRNKAHYSLDAEDGIEYSACFSNPSPQELIERMERFEHICHALNSLPDAQGQRVFEHYLLNHSVKAIAAAEGVTERAINAAIQRGLENMKKYLEKVL
- a CDS encoding radical SAM protein, yielding MHIVEAKGILSAKNGMNLYRGCSHGCIYCDSRSSVYHMDHDFEDIEIKGNAIELLEAALKRKRSKCMLGTGSMTDPYIPIERKIGNVRKALELAERYGYGFSLITKSDLILRDLDLLKSINEKTKCVIQMTLTTYDEGLCKKIEPNVCTTKARFEVLKELRRIGIPTVVWLCPILPFINDTEENIKGILNYCSEAEVYGIICFGMGLTLREGSREYFFRQLDHLFPGMKEKYLQTYGMQYQIVSNKNDELMQLFHHTCEKNGIVHDNRKIFEYLSTFETKCDNVQLSLFDKDFAGKSPNGI
- a CDS encoding GyrI-like domain-containing protein, whose amino-acid sequence is MQEEIHDFAVYPLEGIWTKINGDYLDKAKLEYTIMIRQPDFISEEMVNEALGMVRIKKPNPLLEEIHFETMQNGLCVEVLHVGAFDDEPVSFEKMDQFSAAHGLRRSENYHREIYLSNANRVEKSKLKTILRYSVEQIPAGRV
- a CDS encoding tyrosine-type recombinase/integrase; its protein translation is MQDDGRVEYHITTPKTEAGIREIPMMDEVYDALVQLKNWQVLVGDAHDEIDGYSGFILTNRFGNVCNPHTINRVIERMYKGYNKQETEQARAEGRQPMLIRHFSVHNLRHTFCTRFCENETNLKVIQDIMGHADITTTMNIYAEATKEKKQQAMANLNGKIKIM
- a CDS encoding STAS-like domain-containing protein; this translates as MVIYIRDYANGASAISYEDGKRCFDTISCSINENGITDNTIILDFSGIDFVITAFLNPVIGDMILNYGDDIMSKVQIRNANSAIIEKIRLVKEGALLKREDLNEE
- a CDS encoding DUF3846 domain-containing protein is translated as MQKRLYKKAESYPLTDDSLLFCLCSCAFLRGSNAVILPNRLYGPTDFFAGPFLICGDGGEDLISLTDSQIAKYEKKYHSPLIFLELYPKPITLKCTPELYGKCMGEEHQHDTQENERDER
- a CDS encoding DUF1847 domain-containing protein; translation: MKKEDMSCIDCAVKNCNKMDKTYPDFCLTTHMDEEVLNEAMECYNEDENRKVTIAAAEVEYENYCKHTRVEEIMDFAKKINAKKIGIATCVGLLKESRILADILRRHGFEVYGVGCKAGTQKKTSVGIPECCEGVGVNMCNPILQAKLLNKAKTDLNVVVGLCVGHDSLFYKYSEALTTTAVTKDRVLGHNPVAALYTADSYYSKLKKSEEE
- a CDS encoding type II toxin-antitoxin system Phd/YefM family antitoxin encodes the protein MPEIIPIRDLKNTNAISQRCHETAEPIFVTKNGYGDMVIMSMEAYEHQQIMNDVYAKLATAEAQHEAGMGRSLADILKETGKKYEL
- a CDS encoding type II toxin-antitoxin system RelE/ParE family toxin, which encodes MSYNVILLPAAEDDYQEILRYFERQFDSQQAIRSFVKDFGEVLLRLEETPTIYGYSRDEVLRQREYRKFLIGRYVALFKIDEPRNAVEIYRIFHGTQNYTKYL
- a CDS encoding MATE family efflux transporter, which produces MQQLIVMTVNGLIQGCLPIMRFNYGAGNRDRLHSAFRYGTALVSGMMILGTLTVNFFPAQLLELFTASEAMRSFGISAMRIMAASYLFCGLSTMISTYFQATEKVGSSIAIQLCRQLLFLVPALWCLNKLFQLNGIWLAFPVAETATMLIALIIMAWHRHKNIL
- a CDS encoding AraC family transcriptional regulator, encoding MYINAGYLNNSRTDFKDNSTPLVVGSCGTYRLKTRPKLPTYWQKGRRDYQILYVANGKTHFWFDGKEEIVSAGHMVLYKPEEIQKYVYYLEDNPEVFWIHFTGSDVKNILEYHGISLDEHVFYCGVLPDYKALFRKIIQELQLCRYGYEDYIASLFNDILLLVDRQQHEQKKTTGNVQEQIERAAAYFNENYNTKISIDDYAESLHISTNWFIHNFKQYAGMSPAQYILSLRMVNAQSLLERTTYNIKEISEIVGYENPLYFSRVFKKEIGKSPAQYRKEMIPTEAV